Genomic DNA from Candidatus Bathyarchaeota archaeon:
GTAAATTGCATGGAATGGGTTCGGCTTTTCAGGCATACTCTTCATTTTGGAAACACTCATGTAGCAATAAGGAAATAATAATTTTTAACTTTATGAATCTTGTGTAAAAATTTTCTACCTTTTAATGATAATCATATTTTCGAGTCTAATAAGTTTTCGATCGTTGATGTTGGTTAAGTTAAAGTTTTTATAACTTATAAACCAATCTTGGAGATACTTGCTATTAGGTGAAGTTATTTGAAAGGTAAAACCGAAGTTAAACAGTTTGAGTTTTTCAAAGGGTTAAAAACAAAAGTGGTTAATTTGCGCTCATGCAGATTCCTTTTTAATGCTTTCTTAGAAGCTTTTCCAGAAATGAAATTGAGTTGGAAGGATGATTGGGATAAGTGGACAAGAACGATTTTAAATTTCTTTGCTGAGCTTGGGAAGTATTACAAATATCAGATATACGTAAACAGGAAGTATAGTATCCTTGATTTGAACAATGAGCCTTGCGAAGAATACCTGGTTGATCTATGTTGGTGTTTTGAAGATCCTCGGTATGAGAAGGCTTATTGGATTGAGTTGGCTTTAGAATCTGAAATTTCTGAACAAGCCATTGATTCTATAAAACGCGATTTCCGTAAATTAATAGATGTAAAGGCATATGCTAAAGTTGGAATTTTTGCTCCAAAACTACGTGATAGGCAAGAAGTTCTGGATGAACTTGTGGCTATGGTTGCCCATCATGAAATCAGAATTCCAACGGAGAAATATCTGGTTATATTGATTTTATATCATGGTAAAATGGAAGATGAATCTCAGAGAATAGAAATTGCTGGATACGAAATTAATCACTTGGGCGACTTGAACTACCTTGGTTCAAAACGTTTTCCAGAAGGTTAGCGTTTAGATAATGCTTTAAGATTTATCTATCCATGCGTCAAGCCTTTTTGAAGGTTCAACTCTTTTTATTCGCTCTTTTTTAGGCTTTTTGGCTGGTTTCCATTGCTCAGCAGTTTCAACTAAAATTTCAACCTCTTTCCTCTGAAGCCTCATTCTCCTAAGAGCCTCTAAACCTTCATACACTTGCCTACGCTCATCCTCAGCTAATCCAAGAATATCAAAAACAGCATAATCAAGCTCCCTTCTCGCTTCTTGCTCCAACTTCTCATCACCTTTCCTTTGAGCCTCACAAACTTTAGATAGAGCTTTTTCAATATTCTGCTTTTCATTTAAAGATAATTTATTTGGATCTACAATGGTCATGTTCTTTGTTTCGTATATTTCAAGTTCAAGAACGCCGCCGCCATAGAATCGCCCTTCTAACTCTGATATTAAAGCGGTAAGTGAGGAATTAAGAATACCTGCAAGAACATCAACATCATTTTTGTTGATTGGATGTATCTCATATAATGAATCATTTGCTAATGCATCTGCCTTATTGAGGAAGTACATGCATCTTTCCCATATTCTTCGGCTTCTAAGAATAGGAGCTGGTTCTCGTTCACCAACGGCATACCAGAGTTTCCTTGATTTCACCGTTGATAAGTTATGATACCCTTTAATTACAGTACCTCCTTTTATGCCACCTTTTATTCGAGTTTCTACCTCCTCACCCCATTGGATGTATTTTAAAACATTCGTTCCTGCAAGCTCTTCTTTACCTTTATGAACATATAATACCCATTGATCGATATCATCTAACGTTATCTCAATTTTCTTTTCTTTTGGAGAAACAACAATAGGCTTTAGGTATTTTTCCTCGATTGACCACAACTTTATTTTTTCCTTATCCAAATAAAAGAATTCATTTGCGCCACTTGTGATACCTCTCCGCACTAATGCTATTTTACCTAATTTTGTAACTTTTGGATGATTTAAAATCCTATAATAGATGGTTGGTGCTCTGAGATATTTTCCCCATTTATCTTTTGGTTCGAGTTCTTTCTGTTTTTTAACTGTTATGCCTATGCGTTCATCTTCAAAGTTTTCTTTTGCTTCTTCAATTATCCTAACCAATCCTTCTGTTGGTATAGCCTTCTTTATTCTCACAAACTTTACAAGATTGTTTTCTCTTTCTTCTCTCGATTTATCCTCTTTTTCAAGGATTGTTATGCATGTTCCAACGAGTGCTTTCTCGAAAGCTCTTACATCATACCATATTATTGCATGAATCTTAAAATGATCCAAGAAGAATTGTTTTAAGCCTTCTCCATAACCTACATCCAGCCACGTGTCCGAAGTTATTTGTCCCATCATACCGTGTTCTTTTAGGAACTTAGCACTATGAGTGAAAAAGTAAGCGTATATTCCAGCTCTCGCATCAAGTTGAATCTTTGATCCATCAGAATATGTTAGTGCTTCTTCTCTGATTTGATCTTTATACTCCATTTCTTCTTGCCTTGTGTATGGCGGATTAGTTATCACTACATCAACTTCTGGAATAACACCCATTGAAGGCTTAACTTTGAAGAAATCGCTTACAACAATGTTCATGTGCCTACTTGGGACTCTGAGGTTTCTTATCGCCAAATTTATGCTCGAGAGTTGTGCTGGAAACGGGTTTATATCAACACCATATAACTGGTTGAGAATCTCTTCATGTAGCCTATTCTCATCTGCAAACGGATTTTCCTTCTTCTTCAAATCCTTTAACTTATGGTAAGCTTTAACGAGAAAGCTTCCACTTCCACAAGCTGGATCCAACACCTTATCGTTGGGCGATCTAATGCACATTTCCGTTATTAACTCAACAATTGGCGGCGGAGTATAATATTGTCCAAGCCTATGCCTCTCAACATCCGGAATTAATTCTTCATAAACTCTTCCGATAACATCGCTTCTTATCTTGGCAAGGTTATATGTTCCCAGCTCTTCAATGAACTCGTTTAAGGCATACATCAGCTTCTTGGAGAAGGGTATCTGATCAAGAACTGGATGAGGTTCAAAGATGGCTTCATAATCAACTTCTTTATACACCTTATCAAAATAGCCTCTAAGAATAGCAGAGAATTCCTTGGGATCTTCTGTTTCAATCTTGGAAAGTTTCGGAATAGTTGCCACTTGGGTTTCCAGTGTTTTGTAGAATGTTAGCCTATTCATTAACATGTAAGCAAGCTGTTCGGCGATCCTCTCATTCATTTCTGGAGAATACTCGAAAAGCTGCGCTCTCAACCATCGAATATACTCCTCTTTAAACTTCAAATCTTCGCGTAAAAGCTGATTCAAAGATTCCAAAATATAAGGCGTTATAAAATTATGGAATGTTCTAAGCCTCTGCAAGAAAACATCATCAAGCTCAAGCCACTTTCCAACACCAATTCTAAACCTTGAAACCTCTTCCAAAAGCATCTTGGCAAAGTCTTCATCAAACGAAACCTTGTAATGCTTCAACTTCCTCTGTGGAAGAGGAACACCAGCAGTAAAAGTATCAAACAAGACAAAAAATTCACCATTACACGTAGCAAAATAAGGAGCACCCAACTCAACAGCATAACCAGAAGCCTGCCTAATAACATCAATACTGTAAGGATCAAACTTCCTATCAATGAAAGGAACCTTACGCTTAGTTTCAATCACCAGCAAAGAAATCCTCTTACCCTTATCAATAGCCTCAACAACAAGATCTGGCCTCCCATTAATAGTCGGCTCAAACCTAACATCAACAAACTCAATACCGTTAAAAGAAAACTTTTGAGCGATAACATTCTTCAAAATGCGATAAAGCTCAACCTGAATGTTTCTCTCAGGAACCGAACTCAAGGACTCTTCCCTATAATAATGTTATTCTAAAATCCCAATAAAAGCATATTAGTTATCC
This window encodes:
- a CDS encoding N-6 DNA methylase — translated: MKFKEEYIRWLRAQLFEYSPEMNERIAEQLAYMLMNRLTFYKTLETQVATIPKLSKIETEDPKEFSAILRGYFDKVYKEVDYEAIFEPHPVLDQIPFSKKLMYALNEFIEELGTYNLAKIRSDVIGRVYEELIPDVERHRLGQYYTPPPIVELITEMCIRSPNDKVLDPACGSGSFLVKAYHKLKDLKKKENPFADENRLHEEILNQLYGVDINPFPAQLSSINLAIRNLRVPSRHMNIVVSDFFKVKPSMGVIPEVDVVITNPPYTRQEEMEYKDQIREEALTYSDGSKIQLDARAGIYAYFFTHSAKFLKEHGMMGQITSDTWLDVGYGEGLKQFFLDHFKIHAIIWYDVRAFEKALVGTCITILEKEDKSREERENNLVKFVRIKKAIPTEGLVRIIEEAKENFEDERIGITVKKQKELEPKDKWGKYLRAPTIYYRILNHPKVTKLGKIALVRRGITSGANEFFYLDKEKIKLWSIEEKYLKPIVVSPKEKKIEITLDDIDQWVLYVHKGKEELAGTNVLKYIQWGEEVETRIKGGIKGGTVIKGYHNLSTVKSRKLWYAVGEREPAPILRSRRIWERCMYFLNKADALANDSLYEIHPINKNDVDVLAGILNSSLTALISELEGRFYGGGVLELEIYETKNMTIVDPNKLSLNEKQNIEKALSKVCEAQRKGDEKLEQEARRELDYAVFDILGLAEDERRQVYEGLEALRRMRLQRKEVEILVETAEQWKPAKKPKKERIKRVEPSKRLDAWIDKS